A genomic segment from Tuwongella immobilis encodes:
- a CDS encoding serine hydrolase domain-containing protein: protein MQPTTRRDFWGQSAAALFALGTSARFQPATADDAPRETTRDAAAAGRQQLRVDCKRILEASIQAGEIPGAVLLVLHRQETILHEAYGNRAILPAREPMTTDTIFDLASLTKPIATATAVMQVWEQGLFQLNDPVAKHWPAFAASGKKEITIEQLLVHTSGLIADNPERDYRDGREKAFARIAALTPLNPPGMRFRYSDVNFLVLGDLVERLGRQPLDVWTRERIFQPLKMTDTGFRPDAKLIPRIAPTEPRNGMMVRGTVHDPRAALLGGVAGHAGLFGTAADLGRYARMLLGGGSLDGSRTLRAATLEQFLTARTVPMGKRALGWDVDTGFSAPRGDRFPKGRGIGHTGFTGTSIWIDPPSETAVILLASRLHPEGKGNATPIRKQIATRVADWALAQQK from the coding sequence ATGCAGCCGACCACGCGACGCGATTTCTGGGGACAAAGCGCAGCGGCCCTGTTCGCGCTGGGGACATCCGCCCGGTTCCAACCCGCAACCGCCGACGATGCACCGCGGGAAACCACCCGAGATGCGGCGGCGGCTGGCCGTCAACAACTGCGGGTGGACTGCAAACGCATTCTGGAAGCGTCCATTCAGGCGGGCGAAATTCCCGGCGCGGTGCTGCTGGTCCTGCATCGGCAAGAGACGATTCTCCACGAAGCTTATGGCAATCGCGCGATTCTGCCCGCGCGTGAGCCAATGACCACCGACACGATTTTCGATCTCGCCTCGCTCACCAAGCCAATCGCAACCGCAACCGCCGTCATGCAGGTCTGGGAGCAGGGGCTGTTCCAACTCAACGACCCGGTCGCGAAGCATTGGCCCGCCTTTGCCGCATCGGGCAAGAAAGAAATCACGATTGAGCAGTTGTTGGTGCATACCAGCGGCCTGATTGCCGACAATCCGGAGCGCGATTATCGGGACGGCCGCGAGAAAGCCTTCGCGCGAATTGCCGCGCTCACGCCGCTCAACCCGCCCGGAATGCGCTTTCGCTATTCGGATGTCAATTTTCTGGTGCTGGGCGACTTGGTCGAGCGATTGGGGCGGCAGCCGTTGGATGTTTGGACGCGGGAGCGGATATTCCAGCCGTTGAAAATGACCGATACCGGATTCCGTCCGGATGCCAAGCTGATTCCGCGCATCGCCCCCACCGAACCGCGAAACGGCATGATGGTCCGCGGCACTGTTCACGATCCACGGGCCGCCTTGCTGGGCGGAGTCGCCGGTCACGCCGGATTATTCGGCACCGCCGCCGATTTGGGTCGCTATGCCCGCATGCTGTTGGGCGGCGGGTCGCTCGATGGCAGCCGAACGCTGCGAGCTGCCACCCTGGAGCAATTCCTGACCGCACGCACCGTCCCCATGGGCAAGCGTGCGCTGGGCTGGGATGTGGATACCGGATTTTCCGCCCCGCGCGGCGATCGATTCCCCAAAGGACGCGGGATTGGCCACACCGGATTCACCGGCACGTCGATCTGGATCGATCCGCCCAGCGAAACCGCCGTGATTCTGCTGGCCAGTCGATTGCATCCCGAAGGGAAGGGGAACGCCACCCCGATTCGCAAGCAGATCGCCACCCGAGTCGCCGATTGGGCACTCGCACAACAAAAGTGA
- a CDS encoding tetratricopeptide repeat protein → MAAKTPRMQQIEALLADDPNDAFLCYGLAMEYISQGDDRTAVEQLRTLIAREPYVPAYLMAAQALIRLGDDAQAVTILKDGISQARLQRNDHAASEMSGLLSSIE, encoded by the coding sequence ATGGCTGCCAAAACCCCTCGAATGCAGCAAATTGAAGCCCTCTTGGCGGATGATCCCAACGATGCCTTCTTGTGCTACGGGCTGGCCATGGAATACATCTCGCAGGGGGATGACCGCACCGCCGTGGAGCAACTGCGCACCCTGATCGCCCGCGAACCCTATGTGCCCGCGTATCTGATGGCGGCACAGGCGTTGATTCGCCTGGGTGACGATGCGCAAGCGGTCACGATTCTGAAGGACGGAATCAGCCAAGCGCGGCTGCAACGCAACGACCACGCCGCCAGCGAAATGAGCGGATTGCTTTCCTCCATCGAATAA
- a CDS encoding trypsin-like peptidase domain-containing protein → MPTHPQSELAQRATGWLRRWLAGTPRRLTLCGLLWVLPPVVIGTSLPNLQAGDSFPFFPVRKSPVVQIYDRVKDAVVNIQSERTVQPTDDPFTLTQAPQRVNGMGTGIIIDPRGYIVTNHHVVDDVTLLRIRMADGTTYPSRVIARDAENDLALIKIDAPKPLPTMPIGTSSDLMRGEPVIAIGNAFGYEHTVSSGIISALKRDVTLNKEVSYKSLIQTDAAINPGNSGGPLLNVRGELIGVNVAIRAGAHGIAFAIPVDSMLKISAEMLARTRRTPLIHGMVTRDVVVPDGEQGPAKRHVVIDAVEPDSPAAKAGIQPGDILSRVYEQPITTTMDLERALLDRMGGEKMTFSVQRGQVQKPMELVLLGTTQPVATNPDIIWRKLGVRLQTVQPDGITKVNTQLRGGLSVVDVNPNSTAARAGFQRGDVLIGLHQWETLSPDNVTYVLTHPDLSTFTPLRFFIIRGGQVRRGWFQQLD, encoded by the coding sequence ATGCCAACGCATCCCCAGTCCGAATTGGCTCAACGGGCAACCGGTTGGTTGCGACGTTGGCTTGCTGGCACGCCGCGACGACTCACGCTTTGCGGGTTGTTGTGGGTGTTGCCGCCGGTGGTGATTGGCACCTCGTTGCCGAACCTCCAGGCGGGGGATAGTTTCCCATTCTTCCCGGTTCGCAAATCGCCGGTGGTGCAAATTTACGATCGCGTTAAAGACGCGGTCGTCAACATCCAAAGCGAGCGAACCGTTCAGCCCACGGATGATCCGTTCACTCTGACGCAGGCTCCGCAGCGCGTCAACGGCATGGGCACCGGCATTATCATCGATCCCCGTGGCTACATCGTCACCAACCATCATGTGGTGGATGATGTGACGCTGCTGCGGATTCGCATGGCGGACGGCACTACCTACCCATCTCGGGTGATTGCTCGCGATGCGGAAAATGACCTGGCACTGATCAAGATCGATGCCCCCAAGCCGCTGCCGACGATGCCGATTGGCACCTCCAGCGACCTGATGCGCGGCGAACCGGTCATCGCCATCGGTAACGCCTTTGGCTACGAACACACCGTCAGTTCGGGCATCATTTCCGCGCTCAAGCGAGACGTGACGCTGAACAAGGAAGTGAGCTACAAATCGCTGATCCAGACGGATGCGGCGATCAATCCGGGGAATTCCGGTGGCCCGCTTCTGAATGTGCGGGGCGAACTCATCGGCGTCAACGTCGCCATTCGTGCGGGAGCGCATGGCATTGCCTTCGCCATCCCAGTCGATTCGATGCTGAAAATTTCGGCGGAGATGCTCGCTCGCACGCGCCGCACGCCGCTGATTCATGGCATGGTCACCCGCGATGTGGTGGTGCCCGACGGCGAACAAGGCCCGGCCAAGCGGCATGTCGTGATTGATGCCGTGGAGCCGGATAGCCCCGCGGCGAAGGCGGGCATTCAGCCAGGCGACATTCTCTCGCGGGTGTACGAGCAACCGATCACCACGACGATGGATCTCGAGCGTGCCCTGCTCGACCGCATGGGCGGCGAGAAGATGACCTTCAGCGTGCAACGCGGCCAAGTACAAAAGCCGATGGAATTGGTATTGCTGGGCACCACGCAACCCGTGGCGACCAACCCGGATATCATCTGGCGGAAACTCGGCGTGCGCCTGCAAACCGTTCAGCCCGACGGCATCACCAAAGTCAACACGCAACTGCGTGGCGGGCTGAGCGTCGTCGATGTGAACCCCAATAGCACAGCCGCCCGCGCCGGATTCCAGCGTGGCGATGTGCTGATTGGCCTACACCAATGGGAAACGCTCAGTCCCGATAACGTCACCTATGTGCTGACGCATCCCGATTTATCGACATTCACCCCGTTGCGATTCTTCATCATTCGCGGCGGTCAAGTGCGTCGTGGCTGGTTCCAGCAACTCGACTAA
- a CDS encoding PVC-type heme-binding CxxCH protein, protein MVRPACLLGIAGLLLAIVPPAMAQNLTPQQAIARMKTLPGYEVRLVAAEPDVRQPVSISFDSQGRMWVLQYLQYPNPAGLKAVKQDQYLRTIWDRVPEPPPRGPKGADKLTILSDPDEHGHYRKAKDFLTGLNLATGFALGRDGVYVVQAPYLLFYPDRNHDDQPDGDPEVLLTGFGMEDSHAYANSLQWGPDGWLYGAQGSTVTANIRGIEFQQGIWRYHPETKVFELFSEGGGNTYGLDFDRAGRVIAGTNWGGKAMLHQVQGAYYIKGFGKHGPLHNPHAYGYFDHVPQANFKGGHVTCGGVLVMTDRFPQPLQGQYVAGNLLSNDVYLHTLQADGSSFKATQGADFLVSNDPWFRPIDCLVGPDGGIYVVDWHDKRAAHLDPVDTWDRTNGRVYKVVPKGNQAEWKSPDLAKLPASELLKWLGDANIWKAREARRILTDRRDQSILPNLLQLVRSGSPEQSLEAMWTIYGIGGLPALPSQEMLQHPNEHIRTWMIRLLGDTHAFPTDLHPLLHAIAERDPSPTVRSQLACSLKRISDIGIRNRLLASLLQRKDDLQDPYIPMLLWWVLEDQSIREQSETLAVFADRNLWTAPIVEGVILERIARRYLAEGTESGYAACARLLELAPSPAATDRLIVGMEKALDGRRLAKVPASLEQPLASLRKSRPNNALLRFAVRLGSQSALQEATDRLQHPSCPESEQIALLELIAQGGDDSVLPILLGILHQAKTDPLRLAVLRQMQAFNQPVVPETMLAMYDRSSRGLRSAIITALLARPASTISLLKRIDSGKINKSDLTLDQLRQVMSRSPSPEIVALIDKQYGKVGAEPTGEKQARIAYLGIAMRRNTPNLANGETLFRKNCMVCHQLHNEGNKIGPDLTTADRGNLGFLLLHIVDPSASIRSEYVAWNIATVDGRLLTGLLVDQSPASITLLDAQNQRTLISRDKIEEMTASTVSLMPEKLLDSLSEQEAVDLLTYVQQAKPKPR, encoded by the coding sequence ATGGTTCGTCCTGCCTGCCTGCTTGGAATCGCCGGGCTGCTGCTCGCGATTGTCCCGCCTGCGATGGCCCAAAATCTGACGCCGCAACAAGCGATTGCCCGGATGAAGACGCTTCCGGGGTATGAAGTGCGACTCGTCGCCGCCGAGCCGGATGTTCGCCAGCCGGTCTCGATCAGTTTCGATTCCCAGGGGCGCATGTGGGTGCTGCAATACCTGCAATATCCCAACCCCGCCGGGCTGAAAGCGGTCAAGCAGGATCAGTATTTGCGGACCATCTGGGATCGCGTCCCCGAGCCACCACCGCGCGGGCCGAAAGGGGCCGACAAGCTCACCATTCTCAGCGATCCCGATGAACATGGGCACTATCGCAAAGCCAAGGATTTTCTCACCGGCCTGAATCTGGCCACCGGTTTCGCACTGGGGCGAGACGGCGTCTATGTCGTGCAGGCTCCCTATCTGCTGTTCTACCCCGACCGCAATCACGACGATCAACCCGATGGCGATCCCGAAGTCCTGCTCACCGGCTTCGGCATGGAAGATTCGCACGCCTACGCGAATTCCCTGCAATGGGGGCCGGATGGCTGGCTGTACGGGGCACAAGGGTCGACCGTGACGGCGAATATCCGCGGCATCGAATTTCAACAGGGGATCTGGCGCTACCATCCGGAAACGAAGGTATTTGAACTCTTTTCCGAAGGTGGCGGCAACACCTACGGCCTCGATTTCGATCGGGCCGGGCGCGTGATTGCGGGCACCAACTGGGGCGGCAAAGCGATGCTGCACCAAGTCCAAGGTGCCTATTACATCAAGGGTTTCGGCAAACACGGCCCACTGCACAACCCCCATGCCTATGGATATTTCGATCACGTCCCCCAGGCCAATTTCAAAGGCGGCCACGTCACCTGTGGCGGGGTGCTGGTCATGACCGATCGCTTTCCGCAACCCCTTCAGGGGCAGTATGTTGCGGGCAATCTGCTCTCCAACGATGTCTACCTGCACACCCTGCAAGCAGATGGATCGAGTTTCAAGGCGACCCAAGGCGCGGATTTTCTCGTTTCCAACGATCCCTGGTTCCGCCCGATCGACTGTCTCGTCGGTCCGGATGGTGGAATTTATGTCGTCGATTGGCACGACAAGCGAGCCGCCCACTTGGACCCGGTCGATACTTGGGACCGCACCAACGGCCGAGTCTATAAAGTTGTGCCAAAGGGCAATCAGGCGGAATGGAAGTCTCCCGATTTGGCAAAACTCCCCGCGTCGGAACTCCTGAAATGGCTGGGAGATGCGAATATCTGGAAAGCCCGAGAAGCCCGCCGAATTCTCACCGACCGCCGCGACCAATCGATTCTGCCGAATTTGCTGCAACTGGTCCGCTCCGGTAGTCCCGAGCAATCGCTGGAAGCGATGTGGACCATTTACGGCATCGGTGGCTTGCCCGCGCTGCCGTCGCAGGAGATGCTGCAACATCCGAACGAACACATTCGCACCTGGATGATTCGGCTGCTGGGCGACACCCACGCCTTTCCCACCGACCTGCACCCGTTGTTGCACGCCATCGCCGAGCGCGACCCCAGCCCCACCGTGCGCTCGCAACTGGCCTGCTCGCTGAAGCGCATCTCCGACATCGGCATCCGCAACCGGTTGCTGGCCAGTCTGTTGCAGCGGAAAGACGATCTGCAAGATCCGTACATCCCGATGCTGTTGTGGTGGGTATTGGAAGATCAATCGATCCGCGAACAATCCGAAACCTTGGCCGTATTCGCCGACCGCAACCTGTGGACCGCCCCCATCGTGGAGGGGGTGATTCTGGAGCGAATCGCCCGACGCTACTTGGCGGAAGGAACCGAATCGGGCTATGCCGCCTGCGCTCGCTTGTTGGAATTGGCCCCATCGCCCGCCGCGACTGATCGCTTGATCGTCGGCATGGAAAAAGCCCTCGACGGCCGCCGACTTGCGAAAGTTCCCGCCAGCCTGGAACAACCGTTGGCATCGCTGCGCAAGTCCCGACCGAACAACGCGTTGCTGCGATTCGCCGTGCGACTCGGCAGCCAAAGTGCGCTGCAAGAGGCGACCGACCGATTGCAACACCCATCCTGCCCCGAATCCGAACAAATCGCCCTCTTGGAATTGATCGCCCAAGGTGGCGATGATTCCGTGTTGCCGATTCTGTTGGGAATCTTGCATCAGGCCAAAACCGACCCGCTTCGGCTCGCCGTCTTGCGGCAAATGCAGGCGTTCAATCAGCCGGTGGTGCCCGAAACCATGCTGGCAATGTACGATCGATCGTCGCGCGGGTTACGCTCCGCCATCATCACCGCCCTGCTCGCCCGCCCCGCCAGCACGATCAGCCTGCTCAAACGCATCGATTCCGGCAAAATCAACAAATCCGACCTCACCCTCGACCAACTGCGACAGGTGATGAGCCGATCCCCCAGCCCGGAAATCGTCGCACTCATCGACAAACAATATGGCAAAGTGGGAGCCGAACCGACCGGCGAGAAACAAGCCCGAATTGCCTACCTCGGAATCGCCATGCGACGCAACACGCCGAATCTCGCCAACGGTGAAACGCTGTTTCGCAAAAACTGCATGGTCTGCCACCAACTGCACAACGAGGGAAATAAAATCGGTCCCGATCTCACCACCGCCGATCGTGGCAACCTCGGATTCCTCCTGCTGCACATCGTCGATCCCAGCGCGTCGATCCGCTCCGAATACGTCGCCTGGAATATCGCCACCGTCGATGGCCGCCTGCTAACCGGCCTGCTCGTGGATCAATCCCCCGCATCCATCACGCTGCTCGACGCCCAAAATCAACGCACGCTCATCTCCCGCGACAAAATCGAGGAAATGACCGCCTCCACCGTGTCACTCATGCCCGAAAAGCTGCTCGACAGCCTCTCCGAACAAGAAGCTGTCGACCTGCTCACCTATGTCCAACAAGCCAAACCCAAACCGCGCTGA
- the queA gene encoding tRNA preQ1(34) S-adenosylmethionine ribosyltransferase-isomerase QueA, whose translation MNEPFFDYELPPDRIAQFPADRRDASRLLRVTRFQLGLSHHHFYDLPNLLRPNDLLVLNDTRVLPARLIGKRDQTGGAWEGLYLRQTDAGLWEMLAQTRGYAQPGESFTIHPPEDAPSPESPLRLILVDRTEDRHWLMRPEPEQSPETLLIAHGRIPLPPYIRKGRSQASDLERYQTVYANLAGSVAAPTAGLHFTPELFTRLEAMGVARARITLHVGIGTFQPMKTNDPTQHVMHHEWGMVPESTVAAIDRCRSAGGRVIAVGTTVTRALESAAKSGTLQPWQGETNLFIHPPYPFRVLDGLITNFHLPKSTLLLLVDAFAGSDTIAHAYNTAITEGYRFFSYGDAMLLLNAAAN comes from the coding sequence ATGAACGAGCCGTTTTTTGACTACGAACTCCCGCCCGATCGCATTGCCCAATTCCCGGCAGATCGGCGGGATGCTTCCCGATTGCTTCGTGTCACCCGATTCCAACTCGGGCTATCCCACCATCACTTTTACGATCTGCCCAACCTGTTGCGCCCCAACGATTTGTTGGTGCTCAACGACACCCGTGTGCTCCCCGCCCGACTCATCGGCAAACGCGACCAAACCGGCGGCGCCTGGGAAGGGTTGTACCTGCGTCAAACCGATGCGGGACTCTGGGAAATGCTCGCCCAAACCCGCGGATATGCCCAACCCGGCGAATCCTTCACCATCCACCCGCCCGAAGACGCACCATCCCCCGAATCCCCATTGCGGTTGATTCTCGTCGATCGCACGGAAGATCGGCACTGGTTGATGCGTCCCGAGCCGGAGCAATCGCCCGAAACGCTGCTCATCGCCCACGGCCGCATTCCCCTGCCGCCGTACATCCGCAAAGGGCGATCGCAAGCCAGCGACCTGGAACGCTATCAAACGGTGTACGCCAACCTTGCCGGTTCGGTTGCGGCTCCAACGGCCGGGTTGCACTTCACCCCCGAATTATTCACCCGCTTGGAGGCGATGGGCGTCGCCCGTGCCCGCATCACCCTGCACGTTGGCATTGGCACATTCCAGCCGATGAAAACCAACGACCCGACCCAACATGTCATGCACCACGAATGGGGCATGGTCCCCGAATCGACCGTGGCGGCGATCGATCGCTGCCGATCCGCCGGTGGACGAGTCATCGCCGTGGGAACCACCGTGACCCGTGCCTTGGAATCCGCCGCAAAATCCGGCACCCTCCAACCCTGGCAAGGCGAAACCAACCTATTCATCCACCCGCCATACCCGTTCCGCGTCTTGGATGGCCTGATTACGAATTTTCACCTGCCCAAATCCACGCTGCTGTTGCTAGTAGACGCCTTCGCCGGCAGCGACACCATCGCCCACGCCTATAACACCGCCATCACCGAAGGCTACCGCTTCTTCTCCTACGGCGACGCCATGCTCCTCCTCAACGCCGCCGCCAATTGA